A segment of the Triticum urartu cultivar G1812 chromosome 1, Tu2.1, whole genome shotgun sequence genome:
CTCCTCCCCTCCCCCGTCTCTCTGTCTGTCCCCTACACATCTCATTCCCCCACCTCCCCTCCCGTCCCGATAAGGCGGACAGCGACCGAGCCACCCAGAGAGAAGCTCCCGGctcccctcctctcccctctCATCGTCTGGGAGAATCCGACAAGCTCCATCCATCCAGAGGAGAGGGCAGGAGGCGGAGGAGGGACGAGCGGCCGTGCCTACCTATCTATCTACGCCGCCGGAATGGACTCGGAGCACTGGATCTCGCGCCTGGCCGCCGCCAAGCGGTTCTACGCCGCGCAGCTCGGCCACGCCGGTACGTCCGTCCTTCCCTCCCTCCCTCGCGGGATCGATCGATTGGATCGATTCGCTCTGCGGCGGGTTTCGTGgctgattgattgattgtttgatttgATTTGCCGGTTCTTGCGTGCGGGCGCAGATCGGGCGGGGATGGACGAGCTGGACATGGACGGCGACGAGAACGCGGGCAGGCCCGACTTCGCCTGCCCCTACTGCTACGAGGACCACGACGTCGCCTCCCTCGTCGCCCACCTCGAGGAGGACCACCCCTTCGAGCCCCACGCCGCGGTCAGTCCCCCGAttaacctcctcctcctcctcctcctcctcctcctgcttgGATTGTGTATTATCTAGAGAAGAGATCCATGGAGTCCCTAGTATACCTTTGAGTGGGTGGCCTGGAACAAGAACGAGAGCCCTCTTGTTCAGAGGGGCGTTGACCTGGAAGACCCAACGAGTCCTCCTCCCCTTCTTCTTATCTCTTGTCTCTTGCGATTTGGAAGAAGAAGCATAATGATTCTAGATGGCAAATGATTCTAGACGTGCACAAGGGCAGGATTGTTGGCCTTGGTCAGTGTTCTTGGAGTAGAAAAGGTTGATCATACAATTTGGAGATGGAAAAAAAGTGTAGCTTTAGGCGTTTGTTTGTTGCTGTAAACTCATGCCATGATTGCTTGACAAAACAACTATATATGCTGATAAACCGCGACTAGGTGTAGGAATTGTGGGGATCAATACTTTAGTTTGGACACAAGCAACAGTGAAAGATGTTCAGTCTCATATGTCAACATCTCTTTTTTAGTCAAAACAAGAGCGGCTATCATGGAACATAGAGTGATGAGAATTGAGCCATGATGTTCTTCCCTGCCCAGTGTAGTCACTTTTCATGTCAGCAACTCTCCATCAATGCATGCCGTGTAGACTATTCTATGATCCTTTCTGTTAGGAAAAACGCGGAAGAACATTCATATGTGAGATAAAATTAATTAATTGAAGAGAGCGCAACTTACCCTGTTGGTAAAATCAGTAGATAAACCAAGTATTATTTTTGATATCAACCAGTTTCACCTGTTGCTCGGAGAAGATGTCAGTTTGACATGTTTATCAGTTTGTGCCTGTCTAAAAGTGGAGACCAAGTATTATTTTTTACCTCAATTAGTTTCACCTGTTACTAGAGATTTTTTTTTTTGGCGAACCATTACTAGAGATTCAGAGAAGATGGAGTTCGTACTGCTTTGAGTGGCTTGGGGAATGAGAAGAGCTCTTTTTCAGAGGAGCATTGACCTGGACGACCGAATGAGTCCTTTTGTTTCATCTCTTGACACCTTGGAAATTCGAAGTACAAATATGGCTTGCTTGGCTAGAATATCATGGTCACAATGCTCTGGTCTGGCAAATGATTTTAGATACCCAGAAGGGGTGGGAATTTTGGCCTTGTTCAGTACAAAACGCTTATCATGAATCTGGAGATAAAAAAAGGTGGAGCTTTTGGCATTTGTTGCTGCTGTAACTCATGTGATAATTTCTTGACAAGAAGAAAACATTGGCCTGATAAACTCTGACTAGGAGTAGGAATTATTAGGAGTAATTGTTTAAATGGAACGCAAGGGACCATTATCAGTTTCTTGAAAGATGTTCAATCACACATGTCAACATCTCATTTTAGTCAAAACTAGATTGGTTAGCGTGGAGAGTGATGGGAACCGAAGCATGGTCTCTTCTCTGCCCTGTGTATTCAGTCTTCTTGTTGGCAACTCTCCGTCAATGCACACTGTGTTGTGCACGCCATTCTATTTCTATCTGTTAGGAACAACAAAGAAGAACAGTCATACTATTATTGTTGCAATGAAGAGGGAGTTTATTACTCAGGAAGAATCGGTAACATAAATAAATTGAGGAGAACTCAACTTATCCCCTGTTTTGTTAGAGTCAAGGAAATGAGGATGTGGTTCTACGCAGCTTTAAATGTACTGCATATAGATCAAGTGTTTTTTTTAATTCAATTAATTTCACCTGTTCCTTGGAAAAGAAAAGTGATTGACCTGTTGTTTGTCGGATTCTGCGTGTCTAAAAGTAGAAATGAAATTTCGAAAATTTCCGGAAGTTCTGTGGTATCTTTGAGTGGCCTGGAACAAGGAACGAGCCCTCTTGTTCAGAGGGGCTTTGATCTGGACGACCTAAtgagtcctcttcttcttcttcttttctttttcttgtctCATGGGATTTGGAAGCAGAAATATGGTTTGCTATGCTAGAATATCATGGTTTGCATAATTCTCTGGCCACCGAATGagtcctcttcttcttttctttttcttgtctCATGGGATTTGGAAGCAGAAATATGGTTTGCTATGCTAGAATATCATGGTTTGCATAATTCTCTGGCCACCGAATGagtcctcttcttcttttctttttcttgtctCATGGGATTTGGAAGCAGAAATATGGTTTGCTATGCTAGAATATCATGGTTTGCATAATTCTCTGGCCACCGAATGagtcctcttcttcttttctttttcttgtctCATGGGATTTGGAAGCAGAAATATGGTTTGCTATGCTAGAATATCATGGTTTGCATAATTCTCTGGCCACCGAATTTCTTTTTCTTGTCTCATGGGATTTGGAAGCAGAAATATGGTTTGCTATGGTAGAATATCATGGTTTGCATAATTCTCTGGCCACCGAATGagtcctcttcttcttttctttATCTTGTCTCTTGGGAATTGGAAGTAGAAATATGGTTTGCTATGCTAGAATATCATGGTTTGCATAATGCTCTGTCCTGGCAAATGATTTTAGATGGCCTTGATCAGTGTCCTTGGAGTAGAAAAGATTGATCATGAAATCTGGCGACAGAAAAAAAGGGTAGCTTTTGGCATTTGTTTGCTGCCATAAACTCATGCCATGATTGCTTGATAAAATAACAATATGCGCTGATAAACTGTGACTCGGAGTAGGAATAATGAGGAGAAGTAATTTAGTTTGAATGCAAATAGCAGTTATCAGTTTCACGAAAGATGTTCAATTTCATATGTCAACATCCCCTTTTACCCTAAACTGGAGTGGCTATTATGGAACATAGAGTGATGGTAATTGAACCATGGTCTTCTTCCCTGCCCAGTGCAGTCACTTTTCATGTCGACAACTCTCCGTCAATGCACATCGTACAGACCATTCTATCTATTAGGAACAATGCAGAATAATAAGTATGTGAGGTAAAATCAATTAGTTTCACCTGTTGCTTGGAAAAGAAATTAGATTGACTTGTTGTTTATCGGTTTGTGCAAGTCTAAAAGTAGAGACAAAGTATTTTGTTTTTACCTCAATTAGTTTCACCTGTTCCTTGGAAAAGAATTGATTGACCTGTTGTTATTATCGGTTTGTACGTGTCTAACAGTAGATATGAAAATTTGCAACTTGATGTTTTTGCTGTTACAGTATTCTTATATGGTTTACCTTCCTCATTTCAGCCTTGCCCTGTCTGCTCCGAAAAGGTTTCTAAAGATATGCTTAACCATATCACCATGCAACATGGGTACTTGTTCAAGGTAACTCCCCTCCTTCATCCCCTGCTCCCCTCTCTCATATGAGCTTCTTTAACTTTGGACCATGTGCAGAATCGCCGCAGGTTGCGCAGATTTGCTGTTCCAGGCAGCCAGTCGCTCTCTCTGCTGAGCCGGGATCTACGTGAAGCCCATTTGCAGGTGCTTCTGGGAGGTGGTGGACATAGGTCGAGCAACAATAATGCCACAAATATTTCAGCTGATCCTCTTCTGTCATCATTTGGCCTTAGCTTCCCAACATTAGATGCTGAGGAAACATCAAAATTGTCTACTCCTGCTCAGAGTGATGTACCAGTGCTAAAAGAGACAGCTGCTCGACCATGGCGGTCAAGGTAAATATTTGTTGATACTGTGCATATTATAGACTTCGTACCGACCATCTTCATCCTGTTACTCTCCTATTTATATATCTAGTGACCTGTCGCCAGAGGAACTGCCTTTATGCCAACTGCTCCTCTAATGCATCGTTGTGATGTTTATTTTCAG
Coding sequences within it:
- the LOC125528922 gene encoding protein DEHYDRATION-INDUCED 19-like, producing MDSEHWISRLAAAKRFYAAQLGHADRAGMDELDMDGDENAGRPDFACPYCYEDHDVASLVAHLEEDHPFEPHAAPCPVCSEKVSKDMLNHITMQHGYLFKNRRRLRRFAVPGSQSLSLLSRDLREAHLQVLLGGGGHRSSNNNATNISADPLLSSFGLSFPTLDAEETSKLSTPAQSDVPVLKETAARPWRSSIDSSLTREEREQASVRAAFVQDLLLSTLFRDQ